From the Antennarius striatus isolate MH-2024 chromosome 15, ASM4005453v1, whole genome shotgun sequence genome, the window aggtcaagacaaaacaatgtgtcgggtgtttttgccgaacatacacgaatcactgtgttcgtttgacacatcgtgtcaattcgcgaagacacgccccccttagacGTCACTGGCTGCAGgagatcacgctacatcgattagcctacctgtgctacatgggattttgcgcactcagtagtcgatttatgcctgtcgtgatggtacgtcatctgattgcttccttaatattttaattcatagtaactacagtatgttgagcaaaaaaagaaagtggtcggacgtatatgtgcaacgtgaattgacatgtactgtataacggaacgtgatgggagtcagcattctgcaaaggtgacattaattcaaaattaataaaaacaccagtaaaacatatattaatgtcttaaatttgaaaaaaaaataaaaatttttttactaaagaaggatttggtgagtgagcatatgaaaccggcagggttcagtaaCTCCAagaaggttaagaaccactgctttatactgatgtggccctcagtaaCAATGAGACACCCCTGGTGTACGGACTCAGTTCagactgatatacagtatattgatgtAAGAGATAgtcacaaatcaaacaaacatcttcttctgttcttttgCCACTTTTTAACTGAATGAAATCCTCCGCACTCACCCGGACTCTGTTCATGGCCTCCTGTGCCTGCTGCATGCGAGCACTCTTTGTGGGCGTCCTCTCTGACAGCAGGTGGGTGCAGCCCAGGTAGGTGGCTGCAAAGATGATGCCATCAATCAGGTCCTCAGGGTCACATGGTCCGGGGACTGCATGAATCAAACATCTTTATTAGACATACGCTCCTCAGGTGAAGATAACATTTGGCAACTGGAAGGccaataagcatgattgaaatttaaaatgttaagttCACTGACCGTCCACGAATGTCGGAAACTGGGGAAGGGATCTGCGAATCTGAAGAAGCGCAAAagagaaaaactaaaatcaatttccattttatttctctCCCGTCTCATTTAAATTCTACGAGACTTTTACTGCTGTCAGCTGTTTAGCTGCTGGCAGATAAACACCTAGTAAAAGATTCCTGCCTGCCATTGCAAGATTTATTGTCCATGCTGTTGTAGCTTCATTGAGATATGCTGGAGTCTGCAACTTCAGctatttttgtctgtatttgttTACCTTTTTGGCAAATTGTCAGCATTAAACCTACGATCAGTTTGCTATAAGAAGTTCTTATTTGCAAAAGTATCCATGGATACGCAGGCAACTGTCACTGAATTACTTTAATACTAAAGAAAACTTCTACATTTTAATGAATTCACGAATGTTAATCTGAAACTGGCACCTCCTGGAGCGATGGCTGCTGAGGAGGAGGGCGCGGCTGAACTTGTGGTTGTGGTTGGTGGGCTGAaacctgctgatgctgctgttgaTGCTGCATCTGTTgtggagtgtgtgcgtgaggcTGTGGAGGCCTCGCAGTGTCCCTCTGCTCTGAATGGAGGCTCTTGTGGTGTTGGGGGTCGTGTTGGGGCTGCTGGTGGTGATAATGTTCAGGATGAAGAGATCTGGCTGACTCGTCTCTCGATGGACTAGCCGGCTCCCGGGTAGGAAATGAGGCGTAGCGGGATGGAGACTCTGACTGGGACGGGGTGTGAGGTGAAGACTGATGGAAGCAAACAAGaaatgtggaataaaaagaaaaaaagtgttttaaaactCACGTGTCAAAACAACTGAGTCCTTATTTTGATGATAAAAACAGGATGTAATCCATAAATGATCACCAATTAAGTCGCACTTACATGGCATCCTGCAGTTTGCAATGGGTATACATCCTCAGTGGGGCTGAACTCCTGCCTCATCACCCAAATCGGTTCCACAGGCTTGTCGGGTGTGTAGGGGGAGCGAACAGCTTTAGTCTTCACTTCCTCAATCGCTTCCTTGATGTCTTTGATTGCCAGGGTAATGGCGTCTCCTGAAACCCTTGGACCTTCCTCGTCTTGCGGACCCACCGTGTTCTGCTCCTCCCGGGCCACGTCTGGCCCGTTTTCCCCAGACTCGGGGCTCCTGACCTGTGTTTCTgcctgtctgtgggtcagtctgtgaCTTTTGTGAACAGGACTTTGGTCGGCACTGTCTTCGCCTTCTGACTTCCCGTCGTAGTGGTGAAGGCGGCAGCCGACAGAGCGGTCCAAAGGGGGATGATGGGAAGCTCGATCTCTGCCCTGCCTTGAGACATGATGAGAGGATGGAGTTCCTTTCTGTACATTCTCATGTCTATGGTTGGTGAAGGGTTCTTGGCGGGACTCATGCTGGACTTCACTGGGCTCAGTCCTCCAACCAGATGACCTGTGAGGTTCCCTGTGTAGCTCAGGGTAGGAGGTCTTCAGGGGCTCAGGAAAAGAGTCAGGGTGTGATTTTGCTTCAAAGACAGGCTCAGAGTATGGTTTTTGGTGCAACTCCGAATAGAAATCTGCATAGGTTTTTGGATACGattcaggacaggaagtgaaatgaGATAGTGAGCATGATTCAGCACAATCCTCAttatcatcatcttcttcttcttcgggtAGCAGGTCATTGTCGGGCAGAGGGCTCAAACTCGCGTCCTCGCTGAAGTGGTGGAGCTGGGGGAACGTTGGAAcatcgggggatgaaggaggagtggGCGAGTGGAGTGGCGGCGGGCTATGGAGAGGTCCGTCCATGCTAAGCGAGGCGGCGCTCTCTGTGTCAGAGCAGAGATCGGTGATTTCACTTCCCTGAGCTGCAACATCCTCTGCTACCTCCGTCACCGCTTCCTGatccccctccaccccctcagCACACATCTCTGCTTCATCATTGGCTGCCTGCATGTCTTCATGGCTGCAGCTGGAGCGACATGTGTCCGAGCGGTGACCGCCATCGTCGTCCGCCTGCTCTTGTTCATCCTCCTTCTTAACTTCCACAAATTCTTCTCCGCACTCAGTTTTATACCCCTGGATGTTCTCCTTCTCCACAGAGGGAGACTGTCCAGGGTGTGTGGGCGGGTTTTGATTTGAAGGACCCAGTGAGAGGTGAACGGGGGTGACAGCACCATCCTGAGTCTGGTGAGGAGATTTCCtgtcctgtgattggtccattatAGGATCAGGAGAGGATTGTTGTTGCCTCTGCACCTCTAACGAAACCCCTTCCTTATCTGCACCATCTGAGGAGTTCTGCACCTCTTCAACCTGTTGCCTCCGCCTTTGACCTCTGagtctagggttagggtcaccatgacgacggtaTCGGGCAACAGCAGGACGGGGTTGCTGGATGGGCCGAGGCTCGGTATCTTGACTCTCTGTACCATCTGGCCTTGAAGGAGTTACTGTCTGGACTTGCCCAGAATGCTGAGGGTGACTTTGGCTCTGCCCTGAGGGAGGTCGCCGTCGATACCGAGGTGGTCCACGGCCCGTCTGGGGGTGGTGGTAACGGTGAGGagggtggtgatgatgatgatgatgatggggatcTGGTTCCCCATCCTGATTGAGCATCTGACACGGCCGCCAAGACCGACGTACGGGGGGATCAGCCAACGTTGCCCCATTGGGTTGCCTGCTCCTCTGGAGAACCTTGTTCTCCTCACACGCGTCCCCAGACGCTCCTCCCTGATTGCTGAGACTCATGGTTGGGCGTGATCCAATTTTCAGAACATGCTCCTCTTGTCTCCCAGAAAATCCTCATAGCACAGCCTGGGAGTGACGGAAACAGGATGTACTGTGACTCACACTTGAGAAAAGTCCAAGAAAAATTTGCATATAAAACAGAAACCTTATGAGGGCTGGATATTGATCATCAACACATTCACAGAGTCAAATCTACCCAATCACTAGTATTTGGTTTATAAtatagtaatccctcacttattcgcACTTCAAGCTGCATTGCTTCACTActtcgtggatttttagtaggtagtcacatgatacggtacgtgcattctattggctgacaacatccgtGTGTGCActtgcgttctgagactcatgaAACGcaaagcatttttgtgtatcaaagaaacacttttcgtcaatacaaaagtgctttacacAAGCTATAAGAGTtgggggaaaggtaatacagacagagggtggtttaatatcagtatagggagggttcacaaacgtttaaatttcTGTAAATAATAGTCtgttgctatatcgcagaattttgtttttcacagatggtcctggaatgcattaaccgcgagtaacgtgGGATTACTGTATGATTACTATCATCATTAGGGTTTCAGAAAtggcaaacaaaacacaatatataaatatttttcctttctcCATTTTTCAAAACTTCTATATGTAAGCTGATTTtgacaaatcaatcaatcaatcaacctttatttataaaacgcttaatcacatcatcagccAACTCAAATGATAAATGACTACTTTTGGTTGTGGATTTTAGTTCTGAGAAGACAATCTATATGAGGATGTTGTATAGCAACTGTCTATGTtggtaaaaatgtaataaataaaaaatagaccaAATTCAAACCCACAAATTTTAACACTACTATATTCAATggtatcagtgttttctttttctcctccccACAGGTTAAATTAACTGGTGGTTCTAAATTGTGACGTGAACGCAGACACACGCGAGTTCCTCTCACTATATTGCTCACAGCAAAAATCTAAATTCTCTGGATTGGCCTGAGTGTGCCGTGTACTTTAATCTGAGCCACATTCACCCATCCACCAACAGCTGGCAGATGGCTCAGGACGGCAGcaggagaaaaagaggaggagtaGGTAGGGCAGAAGGACAAGGAGGGACATCTCTCCGGCATCAGATAAGAGCTGACAGAAAGAGACGTATAGGGCAGCGATCTGAATAATAAACGTCCTCTGAGAGCAAGGAGCACAGTTTGGAAATGCATTTAATAAGACAAGGCTATCAGGGTAAATGTCAGTTATCTCCTTTTCTTAGGCTTCACCATGTCCTATGCCAGCGAGCTGAAAAGGAACACTAGAATGTAATTGTACTAGCACATCAATGATGCAGACAAATGTttataatttgatttaaaaaaactccAGAGCTACCTTTGGGGAGGCCAATGTGAATGCTTAAAAGCATTTCTAATCATTTCGTCTCCATAAATGTCGCTGAAGCTGCCTTTATACGttatttttctgacattgaATTTTAGAAGAACGTATAAATACGTGACTGCATTGACACTTGAACAGTGTACCTACTGCatactgaacattttttaaagaaagaaagcgAAGGATTGGATTAAAAGGCATCACAAAGTTTCCCGTTGTTGTAATTTTACTTGGGCAGGGACATTAATTCTGAACGGAAAAATCCAAACCAAGAACAGAAAGGAGATGGGGGGCAAAGGTTAATGCTGCTCCTGTAATCTGAGCACAAACCACGACTGCTTGGCAGGGAAGAGCAACAGACGCAGCGAGAGTATGGACTCCTCCTTGCT encodes:
- the LOC137609004 gene encoding amyloid-beta A4 precursor protein-binding family A member 1-like isoform X1, whose protein sequence is MSLSNQGGASGDACEENKVLQRSRQPNGATLADPPVRRSWRPCQMLNQDGEPDPHHHHHHHHPPHRYHHPQTGRGPPRYRRRPPSGQSQSHPQHSGQVQTVTPSRPDGTESQDTEPRPIQQPRPAVARYRRHGDPNPRLRGQRRRQQVEEVQNSSDGADKEGVSLEVQRQQQSSPDPIMDQSQDRKSPHQTQDGAVTPVHLSLGPSNQNPPTHPGQSPSVEKENIQGYKTECGEEFVEVKKEDEQEQADDDGGHRSDTCRSSCSHEDMQAANDEAEMCAEGVEGDQEAVTEVAEDVAAQGSEITDLCSDTESAASLSMDGPLHSPPPLHSPTPPSSPDVPTFPQLHHFSEDASLSPLPDNDLLPEEEEDDDNEDCAESCSLSHFTSCPESYPKTYADFYSELHQKPYSEPVFEAKSHPDSFPEPLKTSYPELHREPHRSSGWRTEPSEVQHESRQEPFTNHRHENVQKGTPSSHHVSRQGRDRASHHPPLDRSVGCRLHHYDGKSEGEDSADQSPVHKSHRLTHRQAETQVRSPESGENGPDVAREEQNTVGPQDEEGPRVSGDAITLAIKDIKEAIEEVKTKAVRSPYTPDKPVEPIWVMRQEFSPTEDVYPLQTAGCHSSPHTPSQSESPSRYASFPTREPASPSRDESARSLHPEHYHHQQPQHDPQHHKSLHSEQRDTARPPQPHAHTPQQMQHQQQHQQVSAHQPQPQVQPRPPPQQPSLQEIRRSLPQFPTFVDVPGPCDPEDLIDGIIFAATYLGCTHLLSERTPTKSARMQQAQEAMNRVRAAQKQAKNRKKSPDGEVPSTAEVDLFMSTQRIKVLNADTQESLMDLPLRTISYIADIGNMVVLMARGKMVRSRSAQDHLDHTAEQTSMTHDDRRLYRMICHVFESEDAQLIAQSIGQSFSVAYQEFLRANGIDPEDLSQREYSDLLNTQDMYNDDLIHFSKSENCRDVYIEKQKGEILGVVIVESGWGSILPTVIIASMMHAGPAEKSGRLNIGDQIMTVNGTSLVGLPLNTCQSIIKGLKSQSRIKLNIVRCPPVTLVLIRRPDLRYQLGFSVQNGIICSLMRGGIAERGGVRVGHRIIEINSQSVVATPHEKIVQILSNAMGEIHMKTMPAAMYRLLTAQEQPVYI
- the LOC137609004 gene encoding amyloid-beta A4 precursor protein-binding family A member 1-like isoform X2, giving the protein MSLSNQGGASGDACEENKVLQRSRQPNGATLADPPVRRSWRPCQMLNQDGEPDPHHHHHHHHPPHRYHHPQTGRGPPRYRRRPPSGQSQSHPQHSGQVQTVTPSRPDGTESQDTEPRPIQQPRPAVARYRRHGDPNPRLRGQRRRQQVEEVQNSSDGADKEGVSLEVQRQQQSSPDPIMDQSQDRKSPHQTQDGAVTPVHLSLGPSNQNPPTHPGQSPSVEKENIQGYKTECGEEFVEVKKEDEQEQADDDGGHRSDTCRSSCSHEDMQAANDEAEMCAEGVEGDQEAVTEVAEDVAAQGSEITDLCSDTESAASLSMDGPLHSPPPLHSPTPPSSPDVPTFPQLHHFSEDASLSPLPDNDLLPEEEEDDDNEDCAESCSLSHFTSCPESYPKTYADFYSELHQKPYSEPVFEAKSHPDSFPEPLKTSYPELHREPHRSSGWRTEPSEVQHESRQEPFTNHRHENVQKGTPSSHHVSRQGRDRASHHPPLDRSVGCRLHHYDGKSEGEDSADQSPVHKSHRLTHRQAETQVRSPESGENGPDVAREEQNTVGPQDEEGPRVSGDAITLAIKDIKEAIEEVKTKAVRSPYTPDKPVEPIWVMRQEFSPTEDVYPLQTAGCHSSPHTPSQSESPSRYASFPTREPASPSRDESARSLHPEHYHHQQPQHDPQHHKSLHSEQRDTARPPQPHAHTPQQMQHQQQHQQIRRSLPQFPTFVDVPGPCDPEDLIDGIIFAATYLGCTHLLSERTPTKSARMQQAQEAMNRVRAAQKQAKNRKKSPDGEVPSTAEVDLFMSTQRIKVLNADTQESLMDLPLRTISYIADIGNMVVLMARGKMVRSRSAQDHLDHTAEQTSMTHDDRRLYRMICHVFESEDAQLIAQSIGQSFSVAYQEFLRANGIDPEDLSQREYSDLLNTQDMYNDDLIHFSKSENCRDVYIEKQKGEILGVVIVESGWGSILPTVIIASMMHAGPAEKSGRLNIGDQIMTVNGTSLVGLPLNTCQSIIKGLKSQSRIKLNIVRCPPVTLVLIRRPDLRYQLGFSVQNGIICSLMRGGIAERGGVRVGHRIIEINSQSVVATPHEKIVQILSNAMGEIHMKTMPAAMYRLLTAQEQPVYI